atgtcaaaaaaaaaatgcagattttgtattcgcagcaaacactaatataataaagttttagatacggaacacaaactacgatgttatattaattgtgttttgaatatagtatcccatattgacaaaattaagcaataaaaaaaaaagtgaatcccatattaaaaaaaaaaatcaatgtaaaaaaaaaagtgcagactttgtattcgtagcaaacactaatataataaagttttagatacggagcacaaactataatgttatattaatcgtgttttgaacatagtatatatatatattatatgcataaaaatagtgcaaactaataatgtcaaaaaaaaagtgcaccccataaagggtggacctcatactaaacaacatcaagcaatataaaaaaaaaaaaatggaacccaccatctccaaactcacggtaaaaaaaagtggacaccatattaacaaaatcaagcaatatcaaaaaaaaataaaaaaatgaaccccatattaaaaaaaaataatgtcaaaaaaaagtgcaaattttgtattcgtagtaaacattaatataataaagttttagatacgaagtacaaactacaatgttatattaatcgtgttttgaacatagtgtgtatatatatatatatatatgcataaaaatagtgcaaattaataatgtcaaaaaaaagtgcaccccatattaaaaaatcaaacaatattcatgtaatttctaaagtatctcgTTAAGTCAATAATGACGGATTCATTGccgcgtgcgtatcaatccattagtgagatcaaatgaaattatttttcttcaaaaggttaagtagccaaaccatacaattttctttctttttttatattagcctgagatttaatgtagatattaaactgttgtatttattattccaccatgtcatttatttgttatgtttactaaaataaatatacttaaaatatttatattttaaaataagatagaatttaattacttttttatttttattcttactctaataaatgtgaaaagagattaatgtcgtaaaaaaaaatatatcaaatggagatcaaataatgaataaggtaaattagtcacattataattctaatcgacgttttcttaaaaaccatccaaaagacaacatgacaagtaaaatgagctaaatcgagaatatttaccaaaaattaaaaaatagtatttcttcgtttaaataaaaaattaatttctactttgtttcgttttaaacatgtaaaattaatttaataatttgaattagaattatccaaatcaaaatttgataaaaaataataagtattttacacctttaaattaatcaaattaaaattgaaagtatcaactgatgcttaaatattgctattgttttatctcaaagggaggaaaatagtttccttttaaacaagccttctcttttaaaaaatattaataaatttaccaattttgtattcgtagcaaacattaatataataaagttttagataaagaacacaaactataatgttatattaatcatattttgaacataatatatatatatataattactatttaAAGATAACTACATAcatatagatgcactataattTAAAGTATTGGACATGATgctacgcatatatatatataattactattcaaaaataattatatatatatatatagatatagatatagatatataaatatactgtaaTTTAAAGTATTGAGCATGGTGCTGCGCACGGCACAGGCCGTGTAGTATTTttagaaaggaaaaaagaaaaaaagtgcaAAGAGCATCCATCTAGTACACTCCATTCCAGCTAATTCCTGTAACCTTTCTTCTTCCCAAACTTCCCCATAAAATCATTCTGAAGAACTCAACAATATACAAAAACACAAACACAAAATACACATTTCAAGTTTTCCGTTATGGCATCACCAAAAAAGCCAGCGTCAGAATCTGACCGTCCATTAACGGCGATCATGCATCAACCAGCATCCCCACGTTTCCCTTCAACTTCAGGAACCAATCGTAAGATCGCTATAGCCGTTGATCTTAGCGATGAAAGTGCTTACGCCGTTAAATGGGCCGTCCAAAATTACCTCCGTCCAGGTGACTCCGTTATTCTACTTCACGTCCGTCCAACTTCCGTTCTCTACGGTGCTGATTGGGGTGCTATTGATGTTTCTGTTGATAACACTCTAGATAATGAAGAATCACAACAGAAACTTGAAGATGATTTCGATAACTTCACTACTAACAAATCTAATGATTTAGCACAACCATTAGTGGAAGGGAATATTCCATTCAAGATTCATATTGTGAAAGATCatgatatgaaagaaaggttgtGTCTTGAAGTTGAAAGGTTGGGTTTGAGTGCTGTGATAATGGGGAGTAGAGGGTTTGGTGCATCAAGGCATAGTAACAAAGGTGGGAGACTTGGTAGTGTGAGTGACTATTGTGTGCATCATTGTGTATGTCCTGTTGTTGTTGTTAGATATCCTGATGATAAAGATGGGGTTCCTGAAACTGGTAATGAAGGTGATTCGGGTAAATCGGTTGGGAAAGTGGGGACAGATGTGCTTCACCCTGTGCCTGAGGAGGAACCTGTATACCATGATGCCACTGATAAAGCTGCAGGTATATCTTAAAGGTTATGATTTCTATTTCGTTGCATGTAGGCATTGATTATGTATGGTCTTTGTTTGTTTCGAGAATTAGGGCAGTAGGTTGGAAGGTAGTCGGGTGTATTTCTTTCACTTTCTCGGAGCATTAATTTGATTCTTGTATTTCCTTATTATTAGATTACTATCACTACCTGTTGCTTCTTTAGCCTCGGTTATCTTATTATCTCATTATTGTTTCTGCTTGTTGCTACTGCCTATTTTTTTATCGTTCTCTGATCCGAGGGTCTATCAAAAACAGCCTTTGTAGCTTCTCAGTAAGGATAAGGTCTGCTTACACAATGTCCTTCCGGACCCCACACTGggtttgtttgttgttgtttttgtttagtGATGTAAGTTCCGTTTGATCAAAGAGTTACCATTTTGCTCAGTTTGAAAGATTGGATGTTGAGGACTACCTCAAAGGTTTGCCACTTTATTTGAGGATTCATGCATTTGCACCTTtatcttttgaattttttttaggcATGTGAAAGTGGTATGTTGTAATCTATGCTCGGATTGTAGCACCCGTGTCGGAACCTCCAAAACGCACtgcttttggaggatccgacgcGCACCGATTTTTGAAGAGTTAGAGCAATATAGGTTGTAATTACTCCGTCCAGGTGTTTGATTATCAGCTAGAAAGTGGGCTGAATGTAGTTTGGTGTTTCAACCAGCTTAGCTAGTAGTAAGTAATCCCATGGAAAATGTAgtttggccagtcaagaactctcacatTCAGAAGATGAAAGCTGCGGAagtgagaatgctgcgatggatgtgtgggcacattaggagagataagattaggaatgaagatattcgAGATaaagtgggagtggcctcggtggaggacaagatgcgagaagtgagactgagatggtttgggcatgtgaagaggagagacaccgATGCCTAGTGTGGAGGtttgagaggttggctatggacgggttcaggagaggtagaggtaggttgaagaagtattggggggaggTGATTAGGCAGGACATGGCGTAGTTCCAGCTTaccaaggacatgaccttagataggaggttatggaggactcatattagggtagacgGTTTGTAGGTAGTCCCGCTTATCCTTTGGTAGTAGTAGTCGCAGTTTTGCTCTTTAATTTCTTGTCCTTTGATTTGTGCcactatatgttgtttcttgtacttcgattatcttatttatctgtggtagatAGCtactgctcctttttttttttcagactgctttatcatggctttttcactttcgttattttcattttcatactgctttgaattgcttggCCTTATCTGACATTTTTTGCCAttctttctcttgagccgagggtctctcgaaAACAACCCCCTTACTGCCAAGGTAggggtaaagtctgcgtacactttaccctccccagaccccacattgtgggatttcactgggtacgttgttgttgttgtaggttGTTGATTACCGGCTTAATGTATTTATGGTTGGAAAATATTTTGGGGTTGTAGCCTGTGAGCAGGGCTTGGGTACTTCTATTTATTTGGGTATGAAACTAGTTGTTTGGATTTTGCCGTAATGGATAGAAATTAGTTTAATGGTAAAGAGTCTGGGTAGTTTATTACAAATTTTCCGTGGTGAAGTCTTTGTGGTAGACAATTTTTGGCCATTCGTTTCAGTTTGATGGTctgcttcttttttcttttggtttcGTGTCTTATGACTTTCTCTCTTTTAACCATGTTGATATGACATTTTTCTGAGCTGGTATATGTGTCATATAAACTTATTACTTAAGTCCAGTAGATGGTACACCATTAGCTGCATTTGGATTGTTGGGGAAGAACTTTTGGAGTATAAATATCATCATGGTTAATTTAGTAAATATTACTTAACTTTTTTAAGAGAGTACATGTTTCAATATTTACACGAAACATGCACATCAAAGGAAGAGCAAACAGAACTGGGATTTCTAAAGCGTAAATAATTCGACATtaatgtttttctttttcttgagaGAAACATCTCTAACGTTGGCTTCACATGAGCTTGACCAGCCCAAAAGACAGCCAAATCCAAGACGAGCACAACCTTCTTAGGATATGTAACTCGCTATGTGTGCATCCATTGCCCTCCATAGATAATAGTCCCTTTGGTCTCTgtctccttctcctccttctcTAGAACATAATTACTCTGCACATTCAATCAACCTAGTTTTCCTATCCTCTCCTTGATTATCATGCTTATGCCTTCTCATTGCTAGAACAGAAGCATTTTATTTTGAAAGCGATCGTATGCTTATCAGCCTGCACTTGTACTATTGTACTTTTTGCTGCAAAAGATAATATTGTTATATTAAAGGGAAACATAACATATTGTAGCATCATTACATATAGTTATGCTTCAAGGTTATGTTTTTCCTGATTTGTCTAACTCTAGAACCTCTGAGGCAAACAAAGGAGGAACTGCAAAATGAACTATGCTAGTACTAGTAGTCAGGTGGATAATGCCTCCATATATAGCTAGCTTAGTGCTACCTTGTTCTGTTCACTAAAGTTTTGCTACCTTTGTACCTATGATCTTGGaccctctttcctttttttttgattaagcaccgggtgtccgggtctctttgagccccgactaatcccgggggtgcacaggccctcggcaaggagtttcccgcaagtgcaccatgggtaattcagggttttaccccagtccgatggccctcaaaaattgtttgcacccagtgggtttcggaCCCTCTTTcctttttgatgaaaaattagaCTTCTTCCTTATGATGACCATTTTTTTGGTTACTGCTAACCCTCGTCTTCCGACCACCAAAACTATTACTAACCCTCGTCTTCCGACCACCAAAACTATTACTAACACTCTCAGTCATCAACAAATATCAACTGAAAGTTGCAATACAAGTCCACACTAGACTTAGTTCTCTCTTATCTGGCTATTTTATCCCGTCCGCTCTCACTTGAGTTCTCTGATGACATTGAGGAGATTATTTTATTCGTCAAGCTCGGTTATCGTGCTTATACATAATTTTGTTTGTCAGAAGATATGGTTATACTCGCTCTTTTCCAAATTATGTGGCACCATACAAAAAgtctaagaagaaaaaaaaaaaaaaaaaaaagagaagacttttgaaacttgtggtctaaaacaaaccttaGACATTTCTGTGGCTATAGgtcatttcattaaggataaaaggataattttaaagttaaattgtttctaattatagaaaggtgacattctttttgggacagactaaaaaggaaagtgtgccacttaaattgggacagagggagcaTGTCAATATGTGGTTTCCTAATTAGCATAGATTCTAAAGCTGAGTTTTGCTTTAAGCATTTGTTCTTCCTAGTACTAATGGGACTCTTTCGCTGCTATTTTATGGAAGTTGTATAATGAACCCAGTTGGTCTAATTTGCAATTTATGGCTTTGAATTGTGTAAATGCTATTCTTAAAGTGCC
Above is a genomic segment from Lycium barbarum isolate Lr01 chromosome 12, ASM1917538v2, whole genome shotgun sequence containing:
- the LOC132621452 gene encoding universal stress protein PHOS32; protein product: MASPKKPASESDRPLTAIMHQPASPRFPSTSGTNRKIAIAVDLSDESAYAVKWAVQNYLRPGDSVILLHVRPTSVLYGADWGAIDVSVDNTLDNEESQQKLEDDFDNFTTNKSNDLAQPLVEGNIPFKIHIVKDHDMKERLCLEVERLGLSAVIMGSRGFGASRHSNKGGRLGSVSDYCVHHCVCPVVVVRYPDDKDGVPETGNEGDSGKSVGKVGTDVLHPVPEEEPVYHDATDKAADVEKAS